One window of Salegentibacter sp. Hel_I_6 genomic DNA carries:
- the aat gene encoding leucyl/phenylalanyl-tRNA--protein transferase, with product MHFLQQNEKFPPISEADEQGLLAIGGDLSISRLIYAYNHGIFPWYDASQPLLWWSPDPRMVLFPDKLKVSKSMRQLIKKEAFQVTFNENFKEVIEACAEIRREGQHGTWITEEMIKCYEELHEFNMAHSVEVWQDGNLVGGLYGIYLKDKKVFCGESMFTKASNASKYGFIILVERLRNQGVQLIDCQVYTKHLESLGAEEISRAEFLNYLS from the coding sequence TTGCACTTTTTACAACAGAACGAGAAATTTCCGCCCATCTCTGAAGCCGATGAACAGGGACTTTTAGCTATAGGCGGTGATTTAAGTATTTCGCGATTAATTTATGCATATAACCACGGAATATTTCCCTGGTATGATGCTTCCCAACCTTTACTGTGGTGGAGTCCAGACCCCAGAATGGTGCTTTTTCCAGATAAATTAAAAGTCTCAAAAAGTATGAGACAGCTAATAAAAAAAGAGGCATTTCAAGTCACTTTTAATGAAAATTTCAAGGAGGTGATAGAAGCTTGTGCCGAAATAAGAAGAGAGGGCCAGCACGGCACCTGGATTACTGAGGAAATGATTAAATGCTATGAAGAATTACACGAGTTTAATATGGCGCACTCGGTAGAAGTATGGCAGGATGGTAATTTGGTTGGCGGACTTTATGGAATCTATTTAAAGGATAAAAAAGTGTTTTGTGGAGAAAGTATGTTCACAAAAGCCAGTAATGCTTCAAAATACGGTTTTATTATCCTGGTGGAAAGACTTCGAAACCAGGGAGTTCAGCTAATAGATTGTCAGGTTTATACCAAACATTTAGAAAGTTTAGGCGCCGAA
- a CDS encoding HAMP domain-containing sensor histidine kinase yields the protein MNFTDERTFNRWFIIISCFIVVGLVLWNTSIFFQRLKQDERAKMSVWAKAQEALDRDPAPADADLDLILEILNNNTTIPIIHTDAEGEIAYTTNIDPDKLENTKQAEQFLADLKAENAPIIIDLGNGEKQYIYYGNSPVLNSLKYYPVGLVLIGFLFIGVVYFFYTTTKNSEQNKLWAGMAKETAHQIGTPLSSLIGWTEILKQENVNESYIKEMEKDIDRLETITERFSKIGSSPILEKTNILEATRETFDYLKSRSSRLIDFSINAPDGYIPVMLNQQLYSWTIENLVKNAIDAMRGKGKLNLSIEEDQKWAHILIKDTGKGLDKNKFKLIFEPGHTTKKRGWGLGLSLAKRIVEGYHHGKIKVAESEINKGTTFKISLRKV from the coding sequence ATGAACTTCACAGACGAACGCACTTTTAACCGCTGGTTTATTATTATTTCATGTTTCATTGTAGTAGGTCTTGTACTATGGAATACCAGCATTTTCTTTCAACGCTTAAAACAAGATGAACGGGCTAAAATGAGTGTTTGGGCAAAAGCTCAGGAAGCTTTAGATAGAGATCCCGCTCCTGCAGATGCCGATTTGGATCTTATTCTCGAAATATTAAATAACAATACCACAATTCCTATAATTCATACAGATGCCGAGGGGGAAATAGCCTATACCACCAATATTGACCCCGACAAATTAGAAAATACAAAACAGGCTGAGCAATTTCTTGCTGATTTGAAAGCTGAAAATGCTCCTATTATTATCGATTTGGGAAATGGTGAAAAACAATATATCTATTACGGGAATTCCCCTGTTTTAAACAGTTTAAAATATTATCCAGTAGGTTTGGTGCTAATTGGGTTCCTATTTATTGGGGTGGTTTATTTTTTCTATACCACAACTAAAAATAGTGAACAAAATAAGCTGTGGGCAGGTATGGCCAAAGAAACTGCACACCAAATTGGAACCCCGCTATCTTCTTTAATTGGCTGGACTGAAATATTAAAACAGGAAAATGTAAACGAGTCTTATATAAAGGAAATGGAAAAAGATATAGATCGTTTGGAAACCATTACCGAGCGTTTTTCAAAAATAGGTTCCTCCCCCATCCTGGAAAAGACTAATATCCTTGAAGCCACCCGGGAAACTTTTGATTATTTAAAATCAAGAAGCTCCCGACTTATAGATTTTTCCATCAATGCGCCAGATGGCTATATTCCAGTAATGTTAAACCAGCAACTTTATAGCTGGACTATAGAAAATTTGGTGAAAAATGCAATAGATGCAATGCGAGGAAAAGGAAAGCTAAATCTTAGTATTGAGGAAGATCAAAAATGGGCTCATATTCTTATTAAAGACACTGGGAAAGGACTGGATAAGAATAAATTTAAACTGATTTTTGAACCTGGACATACCACCAAAAAAAGAGGCTGGGGTCTTGGATTATCTCTCGCAAAACGTATTGTTGAAGGCTATCACCACGGAAAGATTAAAGTAGCCGAAAGTGAAATTAATAAAGGCACTACTTTTAAAATATCTCTTAGAAAGGTTTAA
- a CDS encoding thioesterase family protein, with product METESYKLKLDLRIDWSDLDMYKHVNNISFMRYMQSGRVNFWEASGIYEMYEDSNMGTMLVSTHCDFKKSLYYPGKTIVKTKLDFIKNSSFGLKHLILNEALEICAEGKDIVVCYDFEKDETFKIPEDLRTKLSQF from the coding sequence ATGGAAACCGAAAGTTATAAGTTAAAGCTGGATCTTAGAATAGACTGGAGTGATCTGGATATGTATAAGCACGTAAACAATATCTCCTTTATGCGTTATATGCAATCTGGCCGAGTGAATTTTTGGGAAGCTTCAGGAATTTACGAAATGTATGAAGACAGCAATATGGGCACAATGTTGGTTTCTACGCACTGCGATTTTAAAAAGTCGCTATATTATCCTGGAAAAACTATAGTAAAAACCAAACTGGATTTTATAAAAAATTCCAGTTTCGGCTTAAAGCACCTTATTTTGAATGAAGCCCTGGAAATTTGTGCTGAAGGAAAAGATATAGTGGTTTGTTATGATTTTGAAAAAGATGAAACTTTTAAAATACCTGAAGATCTAAGAACAAAGCTCTCTCAATTTTAA
- a CDS encoding HIT family protein, which translates to MASLFTKIVRGEVPAYKIAEDSQFLAFLDVNPNAKGHTLCIPKKEVNKIFDLEEEMYQELMRFSRKVAIALEKTVECKRVGMAVVGLEVPHVHVHLIPLNSMSDMDFSKSVKMEEEEFKKLAESIHVNL; encoded by the coding sequence ATGGCCAGTTTATTCACTAAAATCGTAAGAGGAGAAGTGCCTGCATACAAAATTGCTGAAGACAGTCAGTTTTTAGCTTTTTTAGATGTTAATCCAAATGCTAAGGGACACACGCTTTGCATTCCCAAAAAGGAAGTCAATAAGATCTTTGATCTGGAAGAAGAAATGTACCAGGAACTCATGCGTTTTTCTAGAAAAGTAGCTATTGCTTTAGAAAAAACAGTTGAATGTAAAAGAGTTGGTATGGCTGTAGTAGGTCTCGAGGTGCCACACGTTCACGTTCATCTTATTCCCTTGAATTCTATGAGCGATATGGATTTTTCAAAAAGCGTGAAAATGGAGGAAGAGGAATTCAAAAAACTCGCAGAATCAATTCACGTTAATCTTTGA
- a CDS encoding flavin reductase family protein: MLTIEPKKVSTGKLHRYLLGAIGPRPIAFASTIDAEGRPNLSPFSFFNVFGSNPPTLIFSPARRGRDNTVKHTYTNVKNIDEVVINIVNYDIVQQMSLSSTEYGEGVNEFEKAGFSMLKSELVRPFRVAESPVQFECKVKQVIETGQEGGAGNLVICEVLKMHINESILDEDGFIDQHKIDLVARMGGNWYSRANLGMFEVPKPLSSLGIGVDAIPTEIRESKILTGNDLGKLGNVENLPQEKEIAVFLAENKDLAELIEKNNKKDIHTRAQLFLEKNNTDAAWKLLLAKTD; this comes from the coding sequence ATGCTTACAATAGAACCTAAGAAGGTGAGTACTGGCAAGCTTCACCGGTATTTGCTTGGTGCCATTGGCCCAAGGCCCATTGCTTTCGCCAGCACCATTGATGCTGAAGGCCGGCCAAATTTATCGCCTTTTAGCTTTTTTAATGTATTTGGTTCTAATCCACCTACTTTAATTTTTTCTCCTGCAAGGAGAGGTAGGGATAATACGGTAAAGCATACCTATACCAATGTCAAAAACATAGATGAGGTAGTGATCAATATAGTTAATTACGACATTGTACAACAAATGTCACTATCCAGCACTGAATATGGTGAAGGCGTTAACGAGTTTGAAAAAGCAGGATTTTCAATGCTAAAATCGGAACTTGTGAGGCCATTTCGTGTGGCAGAATCTCCTGTTCAGTTTGAATGCAAAGTAAAACAGGTTATTGAAACCGGCCAGGAAGGTGGTGCCGGGAACCTGGTAATTTGTGAGGTTCTTAAAATGCATATTAATGAAAGCATTCTTGACGAAGACGGATTCATAGATCAACATAAAATAGATCTTGTAGCCAGAATGGGTGGCAATTGGTACAGCCGTGCTAATCTTGGAATGTTTGAAGTACCAAAACCACTTTCCAGTTTAGGGATTGGAGTAGATGCTATACCTACTGAAATTAGGGAAAGTAAAATTCTAACCGGTAACGATTTAGGGAAACTTGGCAATGTTGAAAACCTCCCCCAAGAGAAAGAAATTGCTGTCTTTTTAGCTGAAAATAAAGATTTAGCTGAATTGATTGAGAAAAATAACAAGAAAGATATTCATACCCGGGCACAATTGTTTTTAGAGAAAAACAATACCGATGCGGCCTGGAAATTATTATTAGCAAAAACAGATTAA
- the greA gene encoding transcription elongation factor GreA, which produces MSKVSYYTEEGLKKLKNELNQLRDVERPRASEAIAEARDKGDLSENAEYDAAKEAQGLLEMKISKLEEVVANARVIDESQLDTDKVLVHSHVRIKNQTNGVEVKYKLVAQSEADLKTGKISVDSPIGKGLLGKKVGDTAEIDVPSGKMKFEILEIWRE; this is translated from the coding sequence ATGAGCAAAGTATCTTATTATACTGAAGAGGGGCTAAAAAAGTTGAAGAATGAACTAAATCAGCTACGTGACGTAGAACGACCAAGAGCTTCTGAAGCTATTGCCGAAGCCCGGGATAAAGGAGATTTAAGTGAGAATGCCGAGTATGATGCTGCTAAAGAAGCACAGGGGCTTTTAGAAATGAAAATTTCGAAATTAGAAGAAGTGGTTGCAAATGCAAGAGTAATAGACGAATCTCAATTAGATACAGACAAGGTTCTAGTACATTCTCACGTGAGAATAAAAAACCAAACCAATGGGGTTGAGGTAAAATATAAATTGGTAGCCCAAAGTGAAGCCGATCTAAAAACAGGAAAGATCTCGGTAGATTCTCCTATTGGCAAGGGTTTACTTGGTAAAAAAGTTGGAGATACAGCAGAAATTGATGTTCCCAGTGGTAAGATGAAATTTGAAATATTAGAGATCTGGAGAGAGTAA
- a CDS encoding DUF3127 domain-containing protein, with translation MEVQGKIKLIGETKTFGNNGFRKREMVVTTEEQYPQHIMIEFVQDKTDLLNNFQVGQPVKVGINLRGREWVSPQGETKYFNSVQGWRIENLQTDQSSGGQNVPPPDNFEPASNLNEEDYDDLPF, from the coding sequence ATGGAAGTACAAGGCAAGATTAAATTAATTGGAGAAACCAAGACCTTTGGAAATAATGGTTTTAGAAAGAGAGAAATGGTTGTAACTACCGAGGAGCAATATCCGCAGCATATTATGATAGAATTTGTTCAGGATAAAACAGATTTGCTTAACAATTTTCAGGTAGGGCAACCGGTAAAGGTGGGAATTAACCTTAGAGGAAGAGAATGGGTAAGCCCGCAAGGTGAAACCAAATACTTTAACTCTGTTCAGGGATGGAGGATAGAAAACCTACAGACCGATCAGTCTTCAGGTGGGCAAAATGTGCCGCCACCAGATAATTTTGAGCCTGCAAGCAATCTCAATGAAGAAGATTACGATGATCTTCCTTTTTAG